A window of Schistocerca serialis cubense isolate TAMUIC-IGC-003099 chromosome 1, iqSchSeri2.2, whole genome shotgun sequence genomic DNA:
atgtgcattaacttacatttagagCAACTTGCCATTAGTTACACCAACTAAACGTGGAACCTGATCCGTATGCGcctaccttcgttaacagtatGGAGTGGGATACCGTGTCAAACGCCTTCAGGAAATCTGACATTTGTCTGTTGCTCGACATCCATGATTTGCAGGATATAGTGCGAGAGaagggcaagctcagtttcgcaCGTGGGATGCTTCCTAAATACGTGATGATTTATGTACAGATACTCTGCCGtcacaaggaaatttattattttcgaattgagaatatgacaaagaattctgcagcaaaccgatgttaagaacaTTGGTCTGCAATTTTACGGGTCAGTTCTTTTACCCATCTAATACAGGAGTCGCCAGCGAtttcttccagtcacttgggactttgcgctgggcagaGATTcccgataaatgcaagttaaggaACCAGTGACGTAGAGTGAAAACCTAATTGGGATTCCATTCGGATCTGGCGACTTACtgatttcaactctttcagttccgCCTATTACGAGTACTATGCTCTCCATAAGGGACTCGGTGAGACGCTGAAACGACGGTATGTTTTTGGTTTCCTCCTGCACGAATGAGTCCCTAAAAGTGAAATTTAAGACTTTTTTACAGAATTCTATTGCCACAACACATTGGTCAACGAGTGGCTGGCAGAAGCCTGCGACCCCCTTAGCGACTTTAAgtgggaccagaattttctcgcgttctcggcaagatcttttccTACATGGCtcattatttgtattatttgcataaaaaattcTGTGGAATAATGTACCCCTACCAACTTTAACGGGTGAGGCTAAGAAGCTGTGATGTATGAAAATATTAGACACCGGCCCATATTGGTATCAAATCCACAGCTTTCAGGGTCGTTAAGCTCAGTAATGACAAGTCTCGGTGATGTTTCAATCCTAGGGAGTGGAAAGGGAGAAGCAAAGACATAGACATATCTCTGAGatgcctgaagcaatttctgtcaaACTCGGAGCAGTGATCATTGTTATCTGGAAAAATATCTATGAAAGTAAGCACTCAGAAATGCCTGGAGCAGTTTCAACAAAGTTTGGTAAACACATGATGCCTCATTATTTGCTTTAATTTGTAATGTGTTGCGACACAAAAAAGGAGCCTGTGTCCACTGGAGAGAGTGCGACAAGTTATCGCAAAATCACAACACACACGTATGTCATACTAACATGTAACATACTAACATGTACTAACATGTTTAAGCCttcgccagccagagtggccgagcggttctaggcgctacagtctggaaccgcgcgaccgctgatgTTTTATTCATGCAATCGCAATTGTTCTACACTTTGGCTGTCCGCATCCGTAACGCAGAGGTagcattaccgcctaccacgcaaggggcctGGGTTTAATTCcgggcaggggactgggtgttgtgttttcgtcatcattgacacgcaagtcgccgaagtggtggcaactgaaaagacttgcaatacggcggccgaacccctaAGGATATAccataccaatttttttttttttttttttttacacttaggCTAAGAGTCGTCACAGTCTACACAAAGTCTTGACTATTATAAATTTTAGTGGTGTAGGATGAACAGCGGTTTAGCTATCTCTGACGTACTATAATGAAAATGGCCGATAGGAGTATTTTTTGAAGTACAGGAAAATGATTTTTATGGTTCAAATTAATTGTATACACTCTAGACGTTTATTTATTAAAACAAGTACTCGGTACTTTATTGTCTTATACAAAACGTATAGATCACAGTCATTGGAAACACTTTTGCTAATGTAGTGTTTGTTGAAATAAATTAAGACGGGTCTGTAAGTATTTTATTTGTTCTCAGTGCAGTTCAGTAAATatacattaaatacaaaaatctcaGGACAATATATGACGAATAACATTTCTGCATAACTGAAACGAAATAAATGCTTAACAGGCAATCAACTTATTCTGCGGTGAAAATATGGAACTTCTTCGAGAAAGAATGAATCGTCCCTCTTGTGTTGTATAGTAATTTATTGAAAACTTTCTCGAGTGTCCATGGCACttagaaaagaaaataaaagaaaagaaagaatgtgtGACACACGGTCATAAATTGTTGTCATTAACGAATCTGAATATGAGAGGACGATAAAAGTGAACACTAAGAAAGTACAACGAACGTAATGTTAACCTAAATAGTCCCGATTCGTGTGGAGACATTCCTAACGAAACGCTGTGAGCTAAAGGAAAAATGTTAAGGCCTCGTACTAGTTACGGCCTGCAGGCAGGGATGCAGAGGCctgtgggaggtggtgtgttcagtGCTTGGCATGTCGGCGGGACCTGAGGAAGGAGAAGGCGCCGATGCCGGCGGCGAGCCCGAGCAGGGCGGCGGCCGTGGGCAGCGCGAACGCGGGCCTCAGCGCGCCGTGGCCGCCCGCCTGCCTGGCCGAGCGCCTCTCGCGCCGGCCCGCGGGTCCGCGCGCGGGCGGCGTCAGCTCGCAGCCCGCCTCGCGCACGAAGCGCGCCCACGTGCGCTCGTTGCTCAGCTCGCGGTGGCGGATGCGGCTGGCGGCGCGCGGCCGCTGCTTGCCCGGCTCGTAGTGGCACAGCAGGCCCTTACGCCGCGGCTTCGTCTCCGGCGGCACCGTGAACCCTTCCAGGATCGCCAGGTTGCCCTTGCCCACGTTCGCCCAGTTCCACATGTCGGCGATGTAGCAGTCGCACTTCCACGGGTTGCCCGTGAGGCGCAGGGTCGAGAGGTTGGGGCTGTGGGCAAAAGTGCGCGGAGATATTTTGGACAAGTTGCAGTAACTCAAATCCAAAACTTCGAGGCTCGGTATGGTTTCCAGGAAGTCGGCCTTCAGTTCGCCGCCGCTGCGGGAGCCTAGCAAGTTACCTCGGAGGATGAGCGTCGTCAGGTTCGGTGTCGACACGAAGAGATCGCGCGGCAACTGAGTTATATTGCAGCGGCTGATGTCTAGGACTCGTAGCCCGGAGAACTGTCGGGGTAACAGAGGCTCTCCCTCCTCCACAATTAGTGGATTGCCAGCCAGTCGCAGTTCTTGCAGATTCGTGTAAGACTGGTCATTCGAAAACACTTGTGCGTCGGGCGGATGCTGCAAGCCGCAGTCGTTGAGCTCCAGTACCTCGAGTTTGGTCAAATTCTGGAAGAGGCCGTATTCCAAATCAGTAAGTGGGTTGTTAGACAGGACTAGGCGCTTCAGATGCGTCATTTTGGAGAAAGTATTGGCCGAAATATGGGACAGATTACTGTTCGCCATGTTGAGCACCTCCAACGATTCGAGAGGTGAGAGAATCCCCGTAAAGGCGTCATTGAGAGGGTTGGAAGATATGTCCAGTTCGTGAAGCGAGGTTAAGTTGTCGAAAGTATTTTGTGGGAGCTGTGTGAGGCTACAATTACTGAGATAGAGACGTTGAAGTCTGGTCAGCGGCTCGAGCGCCTGTCCGAGTACTTCTGATGACAGGTGGTTCCCTGACAGCATTAGAGTACGCAGCTTCGTCGCGTTAGTAAACGGATTTTCGGCGAGCGGCCCGTGCAGATGACAATTCGTCAGATCTAGAGTGTCGAGGTAGAGTAAACTGTGTCCGAGTGTGGTTCCGACGTCCAGGTCGCGCAACTCGTTTTCCCCCAGTATAAGATTTCGTAAGTATGTGTTGTTGGCAAAGGCGTCTGCAGGCAAGTAAGTGATGGCGGAGCGCCGGAGGATGAGCGTTTCCAGCAGCCGCATCGGCCCCAGCACCAGCGTCCAGTCGACAAGCGTCAGGCGGTTGTAGGACATGTCCAGCGTCTTGAGGTGCGCAAGCTGGGCGAAGGCCGTGTCGGACAGGTGAGACAGGTTGCAGTTGCTGAGGTAGAGCGTCTCCAGCACAGTGAGAGGGTCCAGGATGCCAGGGAGCAGCGTGCCCAGCGGGTTGCCGGACAGGTCGAGGCGGCTCAGCGACGTCAGGTTTGTGAAAAACTGCGGCGACAGTCGAGTCAGGCCGCACTCGCTCAGGTCGAGCGTCATCAGCGTGCGTGACACCAGGAACGGAGAGTCCACCGGCTGCAGCCTGTTTCTACGCAGGTCCAATGTGATGAAGCCGGGACTGTCCCTGTTGGCAGAAGTATAGCAGTGTAATTAACTCTCGCAACTACTTACGGCACTACGTGTGTTAACTGCAGTTAGTTGCGCTTAATATGCTTTATACAACGTTTTTACACAATCTTTGCGTTTTCAAAAAGCTGCCTCAAAtggtactgagcactatgggacttaacatctatggtcatcagtcccctagaactacttaaacctaactaaccgaaggacagcacacaacacacaatcatcacgaggcagagaaaatccatgaccccgccgggaatcgaacccgggaacccgagtgtgagaagcgagaactctaccgcacgaccacgagctgcgtactgcGTTTTCAACATTTAGGTCTAGATATCCCTCACGGTGAATTACAGTTAACAACAGCTCGCACAGGTGGATACATATACATGGCAGAGATTACTTATCCTCGGACCTTCAGTTAAGGTTTCTATGAGTTTCTTTAATGTACAgaccccgccgtcggaggttcgagtcctccatcgggcatgggtgtgtgtgtgtgtgtgtgtgtgtcgtccctaGCGTaacttagattaagttagattaactaatgtgtaagcttagggaccgatgacctcagcaatttggtcccagaagaccttaccacaaatttccaatatttaaTGTACAGAGCATATGATGAATGATTAATTCTATATTTCAAATTTCAATGGTCTTGATGGAAATAAAATGCAATTACAACTAGAAGGTTACCAGCTGCGGGTAGCTAACAACCTTGCTCATATCTaaggaaacaaacagaaaaattgtCTTACAGTAAAATGTGAACacttaacaatattttaaaaaatacacattttttaataaaAGTGTTAGAACATTAAATTGAATTTTCTCTTTACTTGTTAAAAACATTCAAAAGCCTAGATCGgataaatacttctttatttaagacaaccggtttcgacaggtcctacaaaatatttttgttatgaaacgttttcattttacactgaacTTCAAGCCAAGTTGTCATTtgtataaaaatcagcacattataaaaggtctgtaaaaactgaaacatttgaaaatataaaGGACCTTGTGGAAAAAAGTCCATGTCCAGATATTTGTTACATCGCAAAAACACAGTACGCATTAGCACATCTCTTTAAAAAAGTGACCTAAACAGTGAAAATCCACTTTAAACACCATATACGGTACAATTGACTCAGTTGAATGAGTCGGTTGTACCTTAGCGCGGATTAAAGTTGACTTGCTCGGTTGTACCTTATGTGCTGATTAAAGTTGACTGAGTCACTTGTACCTTATACGCCGCAGAAATTGGATCTTCGCTGTTTAGATCATGTCCAGCTTATGTAAACACATCTGCGACTGTGTCCTGTGTTTTTGTGACGTAGAAAACATCTGTGAGCGGctgcacaaggtgctttatgttttcaAATATGTTAGTTATGACAGActctttataatgtgctgatttttatccaaattACGAAAACGCGTGAGGTCCAACGTAAAATAAAAACGTtttataacaaaaagattttttaaaacgtGAATATGACAACAAGACTGTCAAAAATAGTTGTCTTAATTAAAGAAGTATTTAGAAGAACTAGGCTTTTGAATGTTTTGCAAACATTAATAATAGGAAGAAACCTACCATTTCGGACTGTAAGCGGTACCTAAGTACAGCGTTAACCACAAAAACATCTTTACTAAAtgtatgttgtcaacattaaaaggCTGGTCAAAGCAAAACCATGATTTGCCATTTATAACTGACAGGTGGTGCACAGGGGCACACAGTTACAAGTTTGAGAAACTAGAAGGACTAATGATATCAATACATTTTTCACTTATTGAGACAAATACAAATACGTACAGGTAACTAGTAACCACAACTTAGAAATGAAATTCACTGAaattgtttcagaattaaataatatCACAATTTATCAGAGAGTAGCAATCAAAACAAAAGGTAAACCAAGAATTATAATTTCTATAATTGGAATAAATGTAAGGACAGTGTTTTAATATCAACATTGTTGTtagtacacgataaatcagtctaatcaaaaaggccgtaaattcaactaaatacctaggtattacaatcacgaacaacttaaattgaaaggaacacatagaaaatgttgtggggaaggctaaccaaagactgtgttatgttggcaggacacttggatacccggccgatgtggccgagcggttctaggcgcttcagtctggaaccgcgcgccggctacggtcgcaggttcgaatcctgcctcgggcatggatgtgtgtgttgtccttaggttagttaggtttaagtagttctgagttctaggggacataacctcagctgttgagtcccatagtgctcagagccatttttgaatacttggaaaatgtaacagatctactaccagataggactgacagagtacatcgaaaaaattcaaagaaaggcaacacgttttgtattattgcgaaatatgggagagagtgtcacagaaatgatacaggatttgggctggacataattaaaagacagatgcttttcgttgcgacggaatcttcttatgaaattccaatcaccaactttctcctccgaatgcgaaaatatgttgttgacaccgacctacatagggagaaacgatcactacgataaaataatggaaatcagagctcgtacggaaagatataggtgttcgttctttccgtgcgctatacgggattggaataatagagaattgtgaaggtggttcgatgaaccctctgcccggcacttaaatgtgatttgcagagtatccatgcagatgtagctgTAGTCTACAATGATCCTTGATTTAGGCACCACCCTCATGCATGCTACCGTAGTACAGCCGATATCGAAGCACGAGCACAGGAGCCATAGGAAGACAGTGAGTCTTTGTTGGGAGTCTTCCGTGTAGAAGACATTCAAGAATTCAAGATTTAGAGTTTCCTGCCTACAGACACACGAAtgatattaaaatattaaatttggaCTATTTGAAGTAGGTCATCGAAATACTAAAATAATAGTTCTGAACGAGCGTTGCGTATTGAGTATTTGTTCAGAAGAATTTTTGTTGTAactataaatttcagtttcttccaatAGATCGAACCGCCTTTCCTTGGGTGTGGTGTGCGGCACTTTCGTATTATGGTTAATACCTTGCAGCAACGAGAGTTCAATCAgaaatattattttaatattttcgatCACGTAGTGCAAATTTAGTGTTTTAAAATCATTAACGTGCCAACAGACAGGAAAGTCTAAATCTTGATTGGAAGACTGCCAACACAGACTCGCTGTCTTCCCCATGGCCAACTGTGCTCTTGTTTAAACAATGGCTCTGCTACGTAAGCCTGTACGAGAGTGGAGCTTCAATCGCGATTGGCGTTTAAcgacaattttaattttaatattagatTAAATCACTGACTTTATCAATTTTCGTTTACTCCAAACATAGAaattagtattggttaaaaacggtcttggttgcaattttagttttttatttttcaacggcgcgtttcgccttatttaggtatcttcaggatatctacatagaaaacagagaacaaatacatctatttaagaatcgcgatcacGTTGTgtagacttggataacctataagcatgtataaacagatcaaatattGAAAGAGcatataccttaatttggtatttcttagaagaatctttTAGTCAGTGTAGCGAAAGGGCATCGTctaatatatcaggccaacatcgccttcgttaaactcagtaaaaactagaaacatacaatagtaaaatcattaccatttctagatggacgcgagagacaccaagatctgcataacgcgttcccgttcacaggagcgagtaacagagtaagatgggggatCAGGTAGTAgtaagatgtatttgttctctgttttctatgtagacaacctgaagatgcctaaataaggcgaaacgcaccGTTGAAAaatcaaaaactaaaattgcaaccaagactgtttttaaccaatactgttaagcactggtttgctgtatgccacacatGGATTGGAAGATACAGAAATTACACGTCTTTGTTTACCATTTATTTTAGTAGCTTCCGTTTGACAAATTATGTTCTTCATCTTGATATAAccttttttaatttcatatttatgtTGGAATTTTATGTTATCGTGATATCGGTACTTTTTGCCTCTCGAAACTGTGACTGTGTGTCCTTGCGCGCCATCGGTCAGTTGCAACTGGCACACCATTGTGGTCGTGGCCAAGCACGCACACCGATTGATCGTCCACTGGTTTTATACGCTAACGGTTACGCCTTAAGCAGCCTTTTAGTATTGTCAAGTATTGCTGTTTGGCTTGCCTGTGTGACGCTATTACTGCGCCTAAATTG
This region includes:
- the LOC126473187 gene encoding leucine-rich repeat-containing protein 15-like — encoded protein: MKTQSGSGRSLAAVLALLAVLAVPCHCELPELECPEECDCHYFRINWVTDCSGSNLTAVPTLEEGLSINVYILNMNDNDLSEVQTFPPGIKLRTLEMAGNNLTELKREYVQGLGYLLDADFSSNKIARVDPDAFRDSPGFITLDLRRNRLQPVDSPFLVSRTLMTLDLSECGLTRLSPQFFTNLTSLSRLDLSGNPLGTLLPGILDPLTVLETLYLSNCNLSHLSDTAFAQLAHLKTLDMSYNRLTLVDWTLVLGPMRLLETLILRRSAITYLPADAFANNTYLRNLILGENELRDLDVGTTLGHSLLYLDTLDLTNCHLHGPLAENPFTNATKLRTLMLSGNHLSSEVLGQALEPLTRLQRLYLSNCSLTQLPQNTFDNLTSLHELDISSNPLNDAFTGILSPLESLEVLNMANSNLSHISANTFSKMTHLKRLVLSNNPLTDLEYGLFQNLTKLEVLELNDCGLQHPPDAQVFSNDQSYTNLQELRLAGNPLIVEEGEPLLPRQFSGLRVLDISRCNITQLPRDLFVSTPNLTTLILRGNLLGSRSGGELKADFLETIPSLEVLDLSYCNLSKISPRTFAHSPNLSTLRLTGNPWKCDCYIADMWNWANVGKGNLAILEGFTVPPETKPRRKGLLCHYEPGKQRPRAASRIRHRELSNERTWARFVREAGCELTPPARGPAGRRERRSARQAGGHGALRPAFALPTAAALLGLAAGIGAFSFLRSRRHAKH